One region of Pristis pectinata isolate sPriPec2 chromosome 30, sPriPec2.1.pri, whole genome shotgun sequence genomic DNA includes:
- the LOC127584726 gene encoding alpha-internexin-like isoform X3, with amino-acid sequence MSYGWDLFDALPTRRLLSDSSRNMGFRTQSWSRGTVSSLKHSPLSVSRGFSSLVHRPSDSMQLYQSGAFSEDHIAVSLNEKLLMQGLNDRFAGFIDKVRQLEQQNQGLEAEIAALRERQSSQSGLADIYEPEMSELRNLILETENQKTQVLLDRDHLKENLQRLKEKYEAEAQVRLDTEASLHACKKDQENSNLVRQELERKAQSLMDEITFLKNNHEEEVSDLFSQIQASQVGVEMKDFTKPDLAGALRAIRAQMEGCAGINMQQAEEWFASRVAKLNDAAAINKEALQSTRQEISEYSRQLQSKNIELETLRGRKESLEKQLNDAEARHDGELIQYQDTIQQLENELKNTKQEMTLHLREYQDLLNVKMALDVEIASYRKLLEGEETRFGDFTPSVYTYKPQPLAHTTYVTTKTKATSTKVMPQYRFVEEIISATTKEINLAELEAADYKAVVDQEGKIAEDEAAVKEGEDVEKEAGEPKEAAEEEEKETEEAEDKGEVQEEEAKEAAEEEKEEEEKGEEAAEEVKDEEKAEEKAEEDKDKEKVEEAEEKVEAVAEKVEEQEEKKVEEVEEEKAEAKEEEKVEEKAVEEKAEVKEEEKVEEKAVEEKAEVKEEEKVEEKAVEEKAEAKDEEKVEEKAVEEKAEVKEEEKVEEKAVEEKAEVKEGEVEEKAEEKAEEEKAEEKKAAEEVKDEGKVAKAEEKVEEKAEEKTEEAEEKVKVKDGEVKEKEDGKKAEERKEEKAEEVKDEEKISEEKEVSKTKEAEVVRADSGKGDEQVAAKPKEKVETKAATEQGASETTVEGEETQATTATETGPVKDKETESEAKDGAASTGKDQ; translated from the exons ATGAGTTACGGCTGGGATTTATTTGATGCTCTTCCAACAAGGAGGCTGCTTTCGGACTCCTCCAGGAACATGGGTTTTCGCACTCAGAGCTGGTCCAGAGGCACCGTCTCATCCCTCAAGCACAGTCCCCTGTCTGTAAGCCGAGGTTTCAGCTCGCTGGTTCACCGGCCGTCAGACAGCATGCAGCTCTATCAGTCTGGAGCCTTCTCCGAAGATCACATTGCAGTCAGCCTCAACGAGAAGCTGCTGATGCAGGGGCTGAACGATCGCTTTGCTGGTTTCATCGACAAGGTCAGGCAGCTGGAGCAGCAGAACCAGGGGCTGGAGGCAGAGATCGCAGCCCTGAGAGAGCGGCAGAGCTCCCAGTCTGGCCTTGCAGATATCTACGAGCCCGAAATGTCAGAGTTACGGAACCTCATTCTGGAAACTGAAAACCAGAAGACACAAGTTCTCCTGGACCGCGACCACTTGAAGGAGAATCTCCAACGGCTGAAGGAAAAGTACGAGGCAGAGGCACAGGTTCGTCTGGACACGGAGGCAAGTTTGCACGCCTGCAAGAAAGACCAAGAGAACAGTAACCTGGTGAGACAGGAGTTAGAAAGGAAAGCACAATCTCTGATGGATGAAATCACCTTTCTCAAGAACAACCACGAGGAAGAGGTGTCTGACCTGTTCTCTCAGATCCAAGCTTCACAGGTCGGTGTAGAAATGAAAGATTTCACCAAGCCCGATCTGGCGGGAGCTCTGAGGGCGATTCGAGCCCAGATGGAAGGCTGTGCCGGTATTAACATGCAGCAGGCAGAGGAATGGTTCGCGTCCAGAGTGGCCAAACTCAACGACGCAGCGGCAATCAACAAGGAAGCTCTACAGAGTACAAGGCAAGAGATCAGCGAGTACAGTCGGCAGTTACAGTCCAAGAACATCGAGCTGGAGACActgagagggaggaaggagtCCCTGGAAAAGCAGCTGAATGATGCTGAAGCCAGACACGACGGAGAATTAATCCAGTACCAG GACACCATTCAACAATTAGAAAACGAGCTTAAAAATACAAAACAGGAAATGACTCTCCACCTGAGGGAATATCAAGATCTACTGAATGTCAAAATGGCCTTGGACGTGGAGATCGCCTCCTACAG GAAACTCCTTGAAGGTGAAGAGACAAGATTCGGTGACTTCACTCCCTCAGTGTATACATACAAACCACAGCCTTTAGCACACACAACCTACGTGACAACCAAGACCAAAGCCACCTCCACAAAGGTTATGCCTCAGTATAGGTTTGTAGAAGAAATCATCAGTGCAACGACAAAGGAAATTAATCTGGCAGAGCTGGAAGCTGCTGACTACAAGGCAGTCGTTGACCAGGAAGGAAAAATAGCAGAAGATGAAGCAGcagtaaaagagggggaggatgtggagaaggAAGCCGGGGAACCAaaagaagcagctgaagaggAGGAAAAGGAGACTGAAGAGGCAGAAGATAAAGGTGAGGTTCAGGAGGAAGAGGCAAAGGAGGCTGCtgaggaagaaaaggaagaagaggaaaaGGGTGAAGAAGCTGCAGAAGAAGTAAAGGATgaagagaaggcagaagaaaaggCTGAAGAGGATAAGGATAAAGAGAAGGTTGAAGAGGCAGAAGAAAAGGTTGAAGCAGTAGCAGAAAAGGTTGAAGAGCAGGAAGAAAAGAAGGTTGAAGAGGTAGAGGAGGAAAAGGCTGAagcaaaggaagaagagaaggttGAAGAGAAGGCAGTAGAGGAAAAGGCTGAagtaaaggaagaagagaaggttGAAGAGAAGGCAGTAGAGGAAAAGGCTGAagtaaaggaagaagagaaggttGAAGAGAAGGCAGTAGAGGAAAAGGCTGAAGCAAAGGATGAAGAGAAG gttGAAGAGAAGGCAGTAGAGGAAAAGGCTGAagtaaaggaagaagagaaggttGAAGAGAAGGCAGTAGAGGAAAAGGCTGAAGTAAAGGAAGGAGAGGTTgaggagaaggcagaagagaagGCTGAAGAGGAAAAGGCTGAAGAAAAGAAGGCTGCAGAAGAAGTAAAGGATGAAGGGAAGGTTGCTAAGGCTGAAGAAAAGGTTGAAGAGAAGGCAGAAGAGAAGactgaggaggctgaggagaaggTTAAAGTAAAGGATGGAGAGGTGAAAGAGAAGGAAgatgggaagaaggcagaagagaggaaagaagagaaggcagaagaagtgAAGGATGAAGAAAAGATTTCTGAAGAGAAAGAGGTTTCTAAAACGAAAGAGGCTGAAGTGGTGCGTGCAGACTCAGGGAAGGGTGATGAGCAGGTTGCAGCTAAACCAAAAGAAAAGGTTGAAACCAAAGCAGCAACTGAGCAAGGAGCCAGTGAAacaactgtggagggagaggagaccCAGGCAACCACGGCAACGGAAACCGGGCCCGTGAAAGATAAGGAGACAGAAAGTGAAGCTAAGGATGGAGCAGCCTCCACAGGGAAAGACCAGTAG
- the LOC127584726 gene encoding alpha-internexin-like isoform X2, whose amino-acid sequence MSYGWDLFDALPTRRLLSDSSRNMGFRTQSWSRGTVSSLKHSPLSVSRGFSSLVHRPSDSMQLYQSGAFSEDHIAVSLNEKLLMQGLNDRFAGFIDKVRQLEQQNQGLEAEIAALRERQSSQSGLADIYEPEMSELRNLILETENQKTQVLLDRDHLKENLQRLKEKYEAEAQVRLDTEASLHACKKDQENSNLVRQELERKAQSLMDEITFLKNNHEEEVSDLFSQIQASQVGVEMKDFTKPDLAGALRAIRAQMEGCAGINMQQAEEWFASRVAKLNDAAAINKEALQSTRQEISEYSRQLQSKNIELETLRGRKESLEKQLNDAEARHDGELIQYQDTIQQLENELKNTKQEMTLHLREYQDLLNVKMALDVEIASYRKLLEGEETRFGDFTPSVYTYKPQPLAHTTYVTTKTKATSTKVMPQYRFVEEIISATTKEINLAELEAADYKAVVDQEGKIAEDEAAVKEGEDVEKEAGEPKEAAEEEEKETEEAEDKGEVQEEEAKEAAEEEKEEEEKGEEAAEEVKDEEKAEEKAEEDKDKEKVEEAEEKVEAVAEKVEEQEEKKVEEVEEEKAEAKEEEKVEEKAVEEKAEVKEEEKVEEKAVEEKAEVKEEEKVEEKAVEEKAEVKEEEKVEEKAVEEKAEVKEEEKVEEKAVEEKAEVKEGEVEEKAEEKAEEEKAEEKKAAEEVKDEGKVAKAEEKVEEKAEEKTEEAEEKVKVKDGEVKEKEDGKKAEERKEEKAEEVKDEEKISEEKEVSKTKEAEVVRADSGKGDEQVAAKPKEKVETKAATEQGASETTVEGEETQATTATETGPVKDKETESEAKDGAASTGKDQ is encoded by the exons ATGAGTTACGGCTGGGATTTATTTGATGCTCTTCCAACAAGGAGGCTGCTTTCGGACTCCTCCAGGAACATGGGTTTTCGCACTCAGAGCTGGTCCAGAGGCACCGTCTCATCCCTCAAGCACAGTCCCCTGTCTGTAAGCCGAGGTTTCAGCTCGCTGGTTCACCGGCCGTCAGACAGCATGCAGCTCTATCAGTCTGGAGCCTTCTCCGAAGATCACATTGCAGTCAGCCTCAACGAGAAGCTGCTGATGCAGGGGCTGAACGATCGCTTTGCTGGTTTCATCGACAAGGTCAGGCAGCTGGAGCAGCAGAACCAGGGGCTGGAGGCAGAGATCGCAGCCCTGAGAGAGCGGCAGAGCTCCCAGTCTGGCCTTGCAGATATCTACGAGCCCGAAATGTCAGAGTTACGGAACCTCATTCTGGAAACTGAAAACCAGAAGACACAAGTTCTCCTGGACCGCGACCACTTGAAGGAGAATCTCCAACGGCTGAAGGAAAAGTACGAGGCAGAGGCACAGGTTCGTCTGGACACGGAGGCAAGTTTGCACGCCTGCAAGAAAGACCAAGAGAACAGTAACCTGGTGAGACAGGAGTTAGAAAGGAAAGCACAATCTCTGATGGATGAAATCACCTTTCTCAAGAACAACCACGAGGAAGAGGTGTCTGACCTGTTCTCTCAGATCCAAGCTTCACAGGTCGGTGTAGAAATGAAAGATTTCACCAAGCCCGATCTGGCGGGAGCTCTGAGGGCGATTCGAGCCCAGATGGAAGGCTGTGCCGGTATTAACATGCAGCAGGCAGAGGAATGGTTCGCGTCCAGAGTGGCCAAACTCAACGACGCAGCGGCAATCAACAAGGAAGCTCTACAGAGTACAAGGCAAGAGATCAGCGAGTACAGTCGGCAGTTACAGTCCAAGAACATCGAGCTGGAGACActgagagggaggaaggagtCCCTGGAAAAGCAGCTGAATGATGCTGAAGCCAGACACGACGGAGAATTAATCCAGTACCAG GACACCATTCAACAATTAGAAAACGAGCTTAAAAATACAAAACAGGAAATGACTCTCCACCTGAGGGAATATCAAGATCTACTGAATGTCAAAATGGCCTTGGACGTGGAGATCGCCTCCTACAG GAAACTCCTTGAAGGTGAAGAGACAAGATTCGGTGACTTCACTCCCTCAGTGTATACATACAAACCACAGCCTTTAGCACACACAACCTACGTGACAACCAAGACCAAAGCCACCTCCACAAAGGTTATGCCTCAGTATAGGTTTGTAGAAGAAATCATCAGTGCAACGACAAAGGAAATTAATCTGGCAGAGCTGGAAGCTGCTGACTACAAGGCAGTCGTTGACCAGGAAGGAAAAATAGCAGAAGATGAAGCAGcagtaaaagagggggaggatgtggagaaggAAGCCGGGGAACCAaaagaagcagctgaagaggAGGAAAAGGAGACTGAAGAGGCAGAAGATAAAGGTGAGGTTCAGGAGGAAGAGGCAAAGGAGGCTGCtgaggaagaaaaggaagaagaggaaaaGGGTGAAGAAGCTGCAGAAGAAGTAAAGGATgaagagaaggcagaagaaaaggCTGAAGAGGATAAGGATAAAGAGAAGGTTGAAGAGGCAGAAGAAAAGGTTGAAGCAGTAGCAGAAAAGGTTGAAGAGCAGGAAGAAAAGAAGGTTGAAGAGGTAGAGGAGGAAAAGGCTGAagcaaaggaagaagagaaggttGAAGAGAAGGCAGTAGAGGAAAAGGCTGAagtaaaggaagaagagaaggttGAAGAGAAGGCAGTAGAGGAAAAGGCTGAagtaaaggaagaagagaag GTTGAAGAGAAGGCAGTAGAGGAAAAGGCTGAagtaaaggaagaagagaaggttGAAGAGAAGGCAGTAGAGGAAAAGGCTGAagtaaaggaagaagagaaggttGAAGAGAAGGCAGTAGAGGAAAAGGCTGAAGTAAAGGAAGGAGAGGTTgaggagaaggcagaagagaagGCTGAAGAGGAAAAGGCTGAAGAAAAGAAGGCTGCAGAAGAAGTAAAGGATGAAGGGAAGGTTGCTAAGGCTGAAGAAAAGGTTGAAGAGAAGGCAGAAGAGAAGactgaggaggctgaggagaaggTTAAAGTAAAGGATGGAGAGGTGAAAGAGAAGGAAgatgggaagaaggcagaagagaggaaagaagagaaggcagaagaagtgAAGGATGAAGAAAAGATTTCTGAAGAGAAAGAGGTTTCTAAAACGAAAGAGGCTGAAGTGGTGCGTGCAGACTCAGGGAAGGGTGATGAGCAGGTTGCAGCTAAACCAAAAGAAAAGGTTGAAACCAAAGCAGCAACTGAGCAAGGAGCCAGTGAAacaactgtggagggagaggagaccCAGGCAACCACGGCAACGGAAACCGGGCCCGTGAAAGATAAGGAGACAGAAAGTGAAGCTAAGGATGGAGCAGCCTCCACAGGGAAAGACCAGTAG
- the LOC127584726 gene encoding alpha-internexin-like isoform X5 codes for MSYGWDLFDALPTRRLLSDSSRNMGFRTQSWSRGTVSSLKHSPLSVSRGFSSLVHRPSDSMQLYQSGAFSEDHIAVSLNEKLLMQGLNDRFAGFIDKVRQLEQQNQGLEAEIAALRERQSSQSGLADIYEPEMSELRNLILETENQKTQVLLDRDHLKENLQRLKEKYEAEAQVRLDTEASLHACKKDQENSNLVRQELERKAQSLMDEITFLKNNHEEEVSDLFSQIQASQVGVEMKDFTKPDLAGALRAIRAQMEGCAGINMQQAEEWFASRVAKLNDAAAINKEALQSTRQEISEYSRQLQSKNIELETLRGRKESLEKQLNDAEARHDGELIQYQDTIQQLENELKNTKQEMTLHLREYQDLLNVKMALDVEIASYRKLLEGEETRFGDFTPSVYTYKPQPLAHTTYVTTKTKATSTKVMPQYRFVEEIISATTKEINLAELEAADYKAVVDQEGKIAEDEAAVKEGEDVEKEAGEPKEAAEEEEKETEEAEDKGEVQEEEAKEAAEEEKEEEEKGEEAAEEVKDEEKAEEKAEEDKDKEKVEEAEEKVEAVAEKVEEQEEKKVEEVEEEKAEAKEEEKVEEKAVEEKAEVKEEEKVEEKAVEEKAEVKEEEKVEEKAVEEKAEVKEEEKVEEKAVEEKAEVKEGEVEEKAEEKAEEEKAEEKKAAEEVKDEGKVAKAEEKVEEKAEEKTEEAEEKVKVKDGEVKEKEDGKKAEERKEEKAEEVKDEEKISEEKEVSKTKEAEVVRADSGKGDEQVAAKPKEKVETKAATEQGASETTVEGEETQATTATETGPVKDKETESEAKDGAASTGKDQ; via the exons ATGAGTTACGGCTGGGATTTATTTGATGCTCTTCCAACAAGGAGGCTGCTTTCGGACTCCTCCAGGAACATGGGTTTTCGCACTCAGAGCTGGTCCAGAGGCACCGTCTCATCCCTCAAGCACAGTCCCCTGTCTGTAAGCCGAGGTTTCAGCTCGCTGGTTCACCGGCCGTCAGACAGCATGCAGCTCTATCAGTCTGGAGCCTTCTCCGAAGATCACATTGCAGTCAGCCTCAACGAGAAGCTGCTGATGCAGGGGCTGAACGATCGCTTTGCTGGTTTCATCGACAAGGTCAGGCAGCTGGAGCAGCAGAACCAGGGGCTGGAGGCAGAGATCGCAGCCCTGAGAGAGCGGCAGAGCTCCCAGTCTGGCCTTGCAGATATCTACGAGCCCGAAATGTCAGAGTTACGGAACCTCATTCTGGAAACTGAAAACCAGAAGACACAAGTTCTCCTGGACCGCGACCACTTGAAGGAGAATCTCCAACGGCTGAAGGAAAAGTACGAGGCAGAGGCACAGGTTCGTCTGGACACGGAGGCAAGTTTGCACGCCTGCAAGAAAGACCAAGAGAACAGTAACCTGGTGAGACAGGAGTTAGAAAGGAAAGCACAATCTCTGATGGATGAAATCACCTTTCTCAAGAACAACCACGAGGAAGAGGTGTCTGACCTGTTCTCTCAGATCCAAGCTTCACAGGTCGGTGTAGAAATGAAAGATTTCACCAAGCCCGATCTGGCGGGAGCTCTGAGGGCGATTCGAGCCCAGATGGAAGGCTGTGCCGGTATTAACATGCAGCAGGCAGAGGAATGGTTCGCGTCCAGAGTGGCCAAACTCAACGACGCAGCGGCAATCAACAAGGAAGCTCTACAGAGTACAAGGCAAGAGATCAGCGAGTACAGTCGGCAGTTACAGTCCAAGAACATCGAGCTGGAGACActgagagggaggaaggagtCCCTGGAAAAGCAGCTGAATGATGCTGAAGCCAGACACGACGGAGAATTAATCCAGTACCAG GACACCATTCAACAATTAGAAAACGAGCTTAAAAATACAAAACAGGAAATGACTCTCCACCTGAGGGAATATCAAGATCTACTGAATGTCAAAATGGCCTTGGACGTGGAGATCGCCTCCTACAG GAAACTCCTTGAAGGTGAAGAGACAAGATTCGGTGACTTCACTCCCTCAGTGTATACATACAAACCACAGCCTTTAGCACACACAACCTACGTGACAACCAAGACCAAAGCCACCTCCACAAAGGTTATGCCTCAGTATAGGTTTGTAGAAGAAATCATCAGTGCAACGACAAAGGAAATTAATCTGGCAGAGCTGGAAGCTGCTGACTACAAGGCAGTCGTTGACCAGGAAGGAAAAATAGCAGAAGATGAAGCAGcagtaaaagagggggaggatgtggagaaggAAGCCGGGGAACCAaaagaagcagctgaagaggAGGAAAAGGAGACTGAAGAGGCAGAAGATAAAGGTGAGGTTCAGGAGGAAGAGGCAAAGGAGGCTGCtgaggaagaaaaggaagaagaggaaaaGGGTGAAGAAGCTGCAGAAGAAGTAAAGGATgaagagaaggcagaagaaaaggCTGAAGAGGATAAGGATAAAGAGAAGGTTGAAGAGGCAGAAGAAAAGGTTGAAGCAGTAGCAGAAAAGGTTGAAGAGCAGGAAGAAAAGAAGGTTGAAGAGGTAGAGGAGGAAAAGGCTGAagcaaaggaagaagagaaggttGAAGAGAAGGCAGTAGAGGAAAAGGCTGAagtaaaggaagaagagaag GTTGAAGAGAAGGCAGTAGAGGAAAAGGCTGAagtaaaggaagaagagaaggttGAAGAGAAGGCAGTAGAGGAAAAGGCTGAagtaaaggaagaagagaaggttGAAGAGAAGGCAGTAGAGGAAAAGGCTGAAGTAAAGGAAGGAGAGGTTgaggagaaggcagaagagaagGCTGAAGAGGAAAAGGCTGAAGAAAAGAAGGCTGCAGAAGAAGTAAAGGATGAAGGGAAGGTTGCTAAGGCTGAAGAAAAGGTTGAAGAGAAGGCAGAAGAGAAGactgaggaggctgaggagaaggTTAAAGTAAAGGATGGAGAGGTGAAAGAGAAGGAAgatgggaagaaggcagaagagaggaaagaagagaaggcagaagaagtgAAGGATGAAGAAAAGATTTCTGAAGAGAAAGAGGTTTCTAAAACGAAAGAGGCTGAAGTGGTGCGTGCAGACTCAGGGAAGGGTGATGAGCAGGTTGCAGCTAAACCAAAAGAAAAGGTTGAAACCAAAGCAGCAACTGAGCAAGGAGCCAGTGAAacaactgtggagggagaggagaccCAGGCAACCACGGCAACGGAAACCGGGCCCGTGAAAGATAAGGAGACAGAAAGTGAAGCTAAGGATGGAGCAGCCTCCACAGGGAAAGACCAGTAG
- the LOC127584726 gene encoding neurofilament medium polypeptide-like isoform X6 — MSYGWDLFDALPTRRLLSDSSRNMGFRTQSWSRGTVSSLKHSPLSVSRGFSSLVHRPSDSMQLYQSGAFSEDHIAVSLNEKLLMQGLNDRFAGFIDKVRQLEQQNQGLEAEIAALRERQSSQSGLADIYEPEMSELRNLILETENQKTQVLLDRDHLKENLQRLKEKYEAEAQVRLDTEASLHACKKDQENSNLVRQELERKAQSLMDEITFLKNNHEEEVSDLFSQIQASQVGVEMKDFTKPDLAGALRAIRAQMEGCAGINMQQAEEWFASRVAKLNDAAAINKEALQSTRQEISEYSRQLQSKNIELETLRGRKESLEKQLNDAEARHDGELIQYQDTIQQLENELKNTKQEMTLHLREYQDLLNVKMALDVEIASYRKLLEGEETRFGDFTPSVYTYKPQPLAHTTYVTTKTKATSTKVMPQYRFVEEIISATTKEINLAELEAADYKAVVDQEGKIAEDEAAVKEGEDVEKEAGEPKEAAEEEEKETEEAEDKGEVQEEEAKEAAEEEKEEEEKGEEAAEEVKDEEKAEEKAEEDKDKEKVEEAEEKVEAVAEKVEEQEEKKVEEVEEEKAEAKEEEKVEEKAVEEKAEVKEEEKVEEKAVEEKAEVKEEEKVEEKAVEEKAEVKEGEVEEKAEEKAEEEKAEEKKAAEEVKDEGKVAKAEEKVEEKAEEKTEEAEEKVKVKDGEVKEKEDGKKAEERKEEKAEEVKDEEKISEEKEVSKTKEAEVVRADSGKGDEQVAAKPKEKVETKAATEQGASETTVEGEETQATTATETGPVKDKETESEAKDGAASTGKDQ; from the exons ATGAGTTACGGCTGGGATTTATTTGATGCTCTTCCAACAAGGAGGCTGCTTTCGGACTCCTCCAGGAACATGGGTTTTCGCACTCAGAGCTGGTCCAGAGGCACCGTCTCATCCCTCAAGCACAGTCCCCTGTCTGTAAGCCGAGGTTTCAGCTCGCTGGTTCACCGGCCGTCAGACAGCATGCAGCTCTATCAGTCTGGAGCCTTCTCCGAAGATCACATTGCAGTCAGCCTCAACGAGAAGCTGCTGATGCAGGGGCTGAACGATCGCTTTGCTGGTTTCATCGACAAGGTCAGGCAGCTGGAGCAGCAGAACCAGGGGCTGGAGGCAGAGATCGCAGCCCTGAGAGAGCGGCAGAGCTCCCAGTCTGGCCTTGCAGATATCTACGAGCCCGAAATGTCAGAGTTACGGAACCTCATTCTGGAAACTGAAAACCAGAAGACACAAGTTCTCCTGGACCGCGACCACTTGAAGGAGAATCTCCAACGGCTGAAGGAAAAGTACGAGGCAGAGGCACAGGTTCGTCTGGACACGGAGGCAAGTTTGCACGCCTGCAAGAAAGACCAAGAGAACAGTAACCTGGTGAGACAGGAGTTAGAAAGGAAAGCACAATCTCTGATGGATGAAATCACCTTTCTCAAGAACAACCACGAGGAAGAGGTGTCTGACCTGTTCTCTCAGATCCAAGCTTCACAGGTCGGTGTAGAAATGAAAGATTTCACCAAGCCCGATCTGGCGGGAGCTCTGAGGGCGATTCGAGCCCAGATGGAAGGCTGTGCCGGTATTAACATGCAGCAGGCAGAGGAATGGTTCGCGTCCAGAGTGGCCAAACTCAACGACGCAGCGGCAATCAACAAGGAAGCTCTACAGAGTACAAGGCAAGAGATCAGCGAGTACAGTCGGCAGTTACAGTCCAAGAACATCGAGCTGGAGACActgagagggaggaaggagtCCCTGGAAAAGCAGCTGAATGATGCTGAAGCCAGACACGACGGAGAATTAATCCAGTACCAG GACACCATTCAACAATTAGAAAACGAGCTTAAAAATACAAAACAGGAAATGACTCTCCACCTGAGGGAATATCAAGATCTACTGAATGTCAAAATGGCCTTGGACGTGGAGATCGCCTCCTACAG GAAACTCCTTGAAGGTGAAGAGACAAGATTCGGTGACTTCACTCCCTCAGTGTATACATACAAACCACAGCCTTTAGCACACACAACCTACGTGACAACCAAGACCAAAGCCACCTCCACAAAGGTTATGCCTCAGTATAGGTTTGTAGAAGAAATCATCAGTGCAACGACAAAGGAAATTAATCTGGCAGAGCTGGAAGCTGCTGACTACAAGGCAGTCGTTGACCAGGAAGGAAAAATAGCAGAAGATGAAGCAGcagtaaaagagggggaggatgtggagaaggAAGCCGGGGAACCAaaagaagcagctgaagaggAGGAAAAGGAGACTGAAGAGGCAGAAGATAAAGGTGAGGTTCAGGAGGAAGAGGCAAAGGAGGCTGCtgaggaagaaaaggaagaagaggaaaaGGGTGAAGAAGCTGCAGAAGAAGTAAAGGATgaagagaaggcagaagaaaaggCTGAAGAGGATAAGGATAAAGAGAAGGTTGAAGAGGCAGAAGAAAAGGTTGAAGCAGTAGCAGAAAAGGTTGAAGAGCAGGAAGAAAAGAAGGTTGAAGAGGTAGAGGAGGAAAAGGCTGAagcaaaggaagaagagaaggttGAAGAGAAGGCAGTAGAGGAAAAGGCTGAagtaaaggaagaagagaag gttGAAGAGAAGGCAGTAGAGGAAAAGGCTGAagtaaaggaagaagagaaggttGAAGAGAAGGCAGTAGAGGAAAAGGCTGAAGTAAAGGAAGGAGAGGTTgaggagaaggcagaagagaagGCTGAAGAGGAAAAGGCTGAAGAAAAGAAGGCTGCAGAAGAAGTAAAGGATGAAGGGAAGGTTGCTAAGGCTGAAGAAAAGGTTGAAGAGAAGGCAGAAGAGAAGactgaggaggctgaggagaaggTTAAAGTAAAGGATGGAGAGGTGAAAGAGAAGGAAgatgggaagaaggcagaagagaggaaagaagagaaggcagaagaagtgAAGGATGAAGAAAAGATTTCTGAAGAGAAAGAGGTTTCTAAAACGAAAGAGGCTGAAGTGGTGCGTGCAGACTCAGGGAAGGGTGATGAGCAGGTTGCAGCTAAACCAAAAGAAAAGGTTGAAACCAAAGCAGCAACTGAGCAAGGAGCCAGTGAAacaactgtggagggagaggagaccCAGGCAACCACGGCAACGGAAACCGGGCCCGTGAAAGATAAGGAGACAGAAAGTGAAGCTAAGGATGGAGCAGCCTCCACAGGGAAAGACCAGTAG